The proteins below come from a single Sphingomicrobium sediminis genomic window:
- the recF gene encoding DNA replication/repair protein RecF (All proteins in this family for which functions are known are DNA-binding proteins that assist the filamentation of RecA onto DNA for the initiation of recombination or recombinational repair.), translating into MLTRLSLTDFRNHRDTLIEPASGFNILTGPNGAGKTNILEAVSLLAPGRGLRRAPLRQMAREKGAGGFAISARLTDGTNIGVGTRASTPDRREVRINETTVPAASLAERLAILWLTPAMDRLFLEGASGRRQFLDRLTLALEPGHAAQATRYEKAMRERNRLLAEELRPDPAWLEGVEAAMAEAGHALHDARMRTVAALSDAAPDGDDFPAATLELEGYDGADLGAALAASRQRDAAAGRTLVGPHRSDLQVTYAAKGQAAALCSTGEQKALLLGIILAHGELVAQRRDMAPILLLDEVAAHLDPDRRAALFVRLRGRGQVFMTGTEPGLFDAAGDAARWRVENGEAVSA; encoded by the coding sequence ATGCTTACCCGCCTGTCCCTGACCGATTTTCGCAACCACCGCGACACGCTGATCGAACCAGCCAGCGGCTTCAATATCCTGACCGGTCCCAACGGGGCGGGGAAGACGAACATTCTTGAAGCCGTCTCGCTCCTCGCGCCCGGACGCGGCCTGCGCCGCGCGCCCTTGCGGCAGATGGCTCGCGAGAAGGGTGCTGGTGGTTTTGCAATCTCCGCCCGCCTGACGGATGGCACGAATATCGGCGTCGGCACGCGCGCGTCGACGCCAGATCGCCGTGAAGTCCGGATCAACGAGACGACGGTGCCGGCAGCTTCACTTGCGGAGCGCCTCGCGATTCTGTGGCTGACACCGGCGATGGATCGCTTGTTTCTCGAGGGGGCGAGCGGACGACGGCAGTTTCTCGACCGGCTGACGTTGGCACTGGAGCCCGGACACGCCGCGCAGGCGACGCGCTATGAAAAGGCGATGCGCGAGCGCAACCGGTTGCTCGCTGAAGAATTGCGGCCCGACCCCGCATGGCTTGAGGGTGTCGAGGCGGCAATGGCCGAAGCCGGACATGCCCTGCATGATGCTCGGATGCGGACGGTGGCGGCGTTGAGCGATGCGGCGCCGGACGGCGACGACTTTCCCGCCGCGACGCTCGAACTAGAGGGCTATGACGGCGCTGATCTTGGTGCGGCACTCGCGGCGTCCCGACAGCGCGATGCGGCGGCTGGCCGAACCTTGGTGGGCCCGCATCGCAGCGACCTCCAAGTGACCTACGCCGCGAAGGGCCAGGCCGCCGCTTTATGTTCGACCGGGGAGCAGAAGGCGTTGCTGCTCGGCATCATCCTTGCTCATGGCGAATTGGTGGCGCAGCGGCGCGACATGGCGCCGATCCTCTTGCTCGACGAAGTCGCGGCGCATCTCGACCCGGACCGCCGGGCGGCACTCTTCGTGCGACTGCGCGGCCGCGGGCAAGTTTTCATGACGGGAACGGAGCCGGGTCTGTTCGACGCAGCGGGCGATGCTGCACGCTGGCGGGTCGAGAATGGCGAGGCGGTTAGCGCCTAG
- the rpoN gene encoding RNA polymerase factor sigma-54 has translation MALGPSLDIRQSQQLVMTQQLQQAIKLLALSSLEVEQVVAEELAKNPLLEVERDDRGEERVSEPDVDGFEDAADPAGADEMIGTSGALDYDEGAAARDTDSIPDLPMGEAGEAFDFDRLEHKPHSLKEHLLDQLAGTPGTLGVVAETIVHSLAETGYLERSLDDIAESLGAHPDEVELALSLVQDLDPAGVGARSLSECLALQAKAADRYDPAMARLIENLDLLAKGRMKDLKRICNVDEEDLVDMVAELRAYDPKPGCQFSSTPATEITPDVLVMEGAEGWDVRLNSDALPRVLVNREYHAELKAGSDDKAARQWLSDHLQSANWLVKALDQRAQTILKTAIEIVRQQEGFFKEGVSALKPLTLGQVAEKVEVHESTVSRVTSNKYLMCDRGLFELKYFFGSGVGSADSEDGASALAVKAAIKKLIDEEDKILSDDALVKELKAQGFDLARRTVAKYREAMGIGSSVQRRRQRKMERGG, from the coding sequence ATGGCGCTCGGACCCTCCCTCGATATCCGGCAATCGCAGCAGCTGGTCATGACCCAGCAGCTGCAGCAAGCGATCAAGTTGCTCGCACTGTCCTCACTCGAGGTCGAACAGGTCGTTGCCGAGGAGCTCGCCAAGAACCCGCTGCTCGAAGTCGAGCGCGACGATCGCGGCGAGGAACGGGTTAGCGAACCCGACGTGGACGGCTTCGAAGATGCCGCCGACCCTGCCGGCGCCGACGAGATGATCGGGACGAGCGGCGCGCTCGATTATGACGAGGGCGCGGCTGCGCGCGATACCGATTCCATTCCCGACCTCCCGATGGGCGAGGCCGGGGAAGCCTTCGATTTCGATCGCCTCGAACATAAACCGCACAGCCTCAAGGAGCATCTGCTCGACCAGCTTGCCGGTACGCCGGGCACATTGGGCGTGGTCGCTGAGACGATCGTCCACAGCCTCGCCGAGACGGGCTATCTCGAACGGTCGCTGGACGACATCGCCGAATCGCTCGGCGCCCATCCGGACGAGGTGGAACTGGCCCTTTCGCTGGTGCAGGACCTCGATCCCGCAGGCGTCGGCGCGCGCTCGCTGTCCGAATGCCTCGCGCTGCAGGCCAAGGCGGCCGATCGCTATGACCCCGCCATGGCGCGGCTCATCGAGAATCTCGACCTGCTTGCCAAGGGTCGGATGAAGGACTTGAAGCGTATCTGCAATGTCGACGAAGAAGACTTGGTCGACATGGTTGCGGAATTGCGCGCCTACGATCCCAAGCCGGGTTGCCAGTTCAGCTCTACTCCTGCGACCGAGATTACGCCGGACGTGCTCGTCATGGAAGGCGCTGAGGGCTGGGACGTTCGGCTCAATTCGGACGCGCTGCCCCGCGTGCTGGTCAATCGCGAATATCATGCCGAGCTGAAGGCCGGGTCGGACGACAAGGCGGCAAGGCAATGGCTTTCCGATCACCTGCAAAGTGCGAACTGGCTCGTCAAAGCGCTCGACCAACGCGCGCAGACCATTCTCAAAACCGCGATCGAGATCGTCCGCCAACAGGAAGGCTTCTTCAAGGAAGGCGTCTCCGCATTGAAACCGCTGACGCTCGGGCAGGTCGCCGAGAAGGTCGAGGTGCACGAATCCACCGTGAGCCGCGTGACTTCGAACAAGTATCTGATGTGCGATCGCGGGCTGTTCGAGCTCAAATATTTCTTCGGCTCAGGCGTCGGATCGGCCGACAGCGAGGATGGCGCCAGCGCGCTGGCGGTGAAGGCCGCGATAAAGAAGCTGATCGACGAGGAGGACAAGATTCTCTCGGACGATGCGCTCGTGAAGGAATTGAAAGCGCAGGGTTTCGACCTCGCCCGCCGCACCGTCGCCAAATATCGCGAGGCGATGGGCATCGGCTCGTCGGTCCAGCGGCGCCGCCAGCGCAAGATGGAACGCGGCGGCTAG
- a CDS encoding DUF2254 domain-containing protein → MPKWRWFIGQITRRIWFRAALIGLLSVLLALAAGGLAPLIPYEFAKLGSGSVDSVLTVLASSMLAVTTFSLTAMVTAFSGASQNGTPRATELLVEDAAAQNALSTFLGAFLFSIVGLIALKANLYGGEGRAVLLAGTVGVIVWISIVLLRWIGQLSNFGRVSDTIARVERKARDALEDYEGPLTITGEGCRRAPGHAPFQVHSDEALYVAHVDRHRLSELAKHCETQIHLTAAAGTFADRTRALAWFKDGMADKEDCAEIADKVRAAFALEPSRDFDQDPRFGVTVLGEIASRALSPAVNDPGTAIAVLSAGLRVFDDFLDRDIPGDGDLPGLSEPRLSLEEMVRDLIDPLSRDGAGIVEVGIRIQRVLGSIAMRVGDDRGVFLAIAREAIERANAALGQSHDRERLAQAHKSAFA, encoded by the coding sequence ATGCCCAAATGGCGCTGGTTCATCGGTCAGATCACCCGCAGGATCTGGTTTCGCGCGGCCCTGATCGGCCTTCTGTCGGTGCTGCTCGCACTCGCCGCGGGCGGGCTCGCGCCTCTCATCCCGTACGAATTCGCCAAACTTGGCTCTGGCTCGGTCGACAGCGTGCTGACGGTGCTCGCCTCGTCGATGCTGGCGGTGACGACTTTCTCGCTCACCGCAATGGTCACGGCCTTTTCGGGCGCCAGCCAGAACGGCACGCCGCGCGCGACCGAATTGCTGGTCGAGGATGCCGCCGCGCAGAACGCCCTTTCGACCTTCCTCGGCGCTTTCCTTTTCTCGATCGTCGGCCTGATTGCGCTCAAGGCCAATCTTTACGGTGGAGAAGGGCGCGCTGTGCTGCTCGCCGGCACGGTCGGCGTCATCGTCTGGATCTCCATCGTGCTGCTGCGCTGGATCGGCCAGCTTTCCAATTTCGGGCGGGTGTCAGACACGATTGCCCGTGTCGAGCGAAAGGCCCGCGACGCGCTCGAGGATTATGAGGGGCCGCTGACCATCACCGGCGAGGGGTGCCGACGCGCACCCGGTCACGCCCCGTTCCAGGTCCATTCGGATGAAGCGCTCTACGTGGCGCATGTCGATCGCCATCGTCTGTCGGAACTGGCCAAGCATTGCGAGACGCAGATCCACCTGACCGCCGCAGCAGGCACGTTCGCCGATCGCACCCGTGCGCTCGCCTGGTTCAAGGATGGCATGGCCGACAAGGAGGATTGCGCCGAGATCGCCGACAAGGTCCGCGCGGCCTTCGCGCTGGAGCCGTCGCGGGACTTCGACCAGGACCCTCGCTTCGGCGTGACCGTGCTCGGCGAGATTGCGAGCCGAGCCTTGTCCCCGGCGGTCAACGACCCCGGCACGGCTATCGCTGTCCTGTCGGCAGGCTTGCGGGTCTTTGACGATTTTCTCGACCGCGACATTCCGGGCGATGGCGATTTGCCGGGTCTTTCCGAACCCCGACTTAGCCTAGAGGAAATGGTGCGCGACCTGATCGACCCGCTGTCACGAGACGGCGCGGGAATCGTCGAAGTCGGGATCCGCATCCAGCGTGTGCTGGGATCGATCGCTATGCGCGTCGGCGACGATCGCGGCGTGTTTCTGGCGATTGCGCGCGAGGCAATCGAACGCGCCAATGCCGCGCTGGGCCAGTCGCATGATCGTGAGCGCCTCGCACAGGCACACAAATCTGCCTTCGCCTAG
- a CDS encoding endonuclease/exonuclease/phosphatase family protein, protein MQFKLASFNIRKAIGTDRKRDPSRILRVLDEIEPDIVVLQEADKRVGTRGAAVPHDLIGTHGRWRPVPAARSHDKLLDLVPDHRLTRGILDGLDTRNLGWHGNAILVRDDHEVSDAMCLDLPSLEPRGAIMADLAIDGHPLRIIGAHLDLSGLYRRRQVAALIETAQVLDGDLPAIIAADTNEWRPSPNSLDGFDPHFRQARLGPTYHTRRPMAPLDRIFVDRRLGIAASGVHKSAAARAASDHFPVWATINLKP, encoded by the coding sequence ATGCAGTTCAAGCTGGCCTCCTTCAACATCCGCAAGGCGATCGGGACCGATCGCAAGCGCGATCCGTCGCGGATCCTGCGGGTGCTGGACGAGATCGAGCCCGATATCGTCGTGTTGCAGGAAGCGGACAAACGTGTCGGCACGCGCGGTGCAGCGGTACCGCACGACCTCATCGGCACGCATGGCCGCTGGCGTCCGGTGCCGGCGGCGCGCAGCCACGACAAGCTGCTCGACCTGGTGCCCGACCATCGCCTGACGCGGGGCATATTGGACGGGCTCGATACGCGTAATCTCGGCTGGCATGGCAATGCGATCCTGGTGCGTGATGATCACGAGGTGAGCGATGCAATGTGCCTCGACCTGCCGAGCCTCGAGCCGCGCGGCGCGATCATGGCGGACCTTGCGATTGACGGGCATCCGCTGCGGATCATTGGGGCGCACCTCGATCTGTCGGGGCTGTACCGGCGACGGCAGGTAGCGGCTTTGATCGAGACCGCACAGGTGCTCGACGGCGACCTTCCCGCCATCATCGCCGCCGATACGAACGAATGGCGTCCTTCTCCCAACAGCCTCGACGGGTTCGATCCGCATTTCCGCCAGGCGCGCCTCGGGCCGACCTATCATACGCGCCGCCCGATGGCCCCGCTCGACCGCATCTTCGTCGATCGGCGTCTCGGGATTGCGGCGTCAGGCGTGCACAAAAGCGCCGCAGCACGCGCGGCGAGCGATCATTTCCCGGTCTGGGCGACCATCAACCTGAAACCCTAG
- the pulA gene encoding pullulanase-type alpha-1,6-glucosidase, whose protein sequence is MVKTMRVARLASAAFLGIATIGCTATATPIDAPLSAPMVQPADARAHWLAPDLIAAPTSQGHSIQLVAGNDIVPLQRAGTVGDTFDEFPHLADMPLWRIEDASRERVAEWLKGPVMIEHFGLVGDIPTGLQIGPVLDALYANDEPLGARLIDNEWHIALWAPTARSVRLVTSMDGDMRSSSGHAMAFDAATGIWSARLDDSYTDLFYGFDVEVYVPALGEVVTNRVTDPYAVNFSPDSVAGQLVDLANPRLMPTGWGAFRRDLPEHPEDRVIYELHVRDFSASDPEVPDMLRGGYGAFAGDNAGTRHLARLAEAGLSDVHLLPTNDCASIPEKKEDQREPGDLTDLPANSEAQQAHIGEIADRDSFNWCYDPLHYFAPEGSYATNPDGPARIREFRNMVMSLDRLGLGTVLDVVFNHAPASGQADKSVLDKIVPGYYHRLDETGAVTNSTCCSNLATERHMMERILIDAMIVWARDYKVSGFRFDLMGHHERESILKVRDRLAELTLEEHGVDGKDLLIYGEGWNFGEVANDARFVQATQANMAGTGIGTFNDRMRDAVRGGAYNSKAEQAVRTQGFASGLYAAPNRMTSADPAARAEALRLADHVRAGLAGSIAGFAFANADGVIRSLDDMDYNGAPLGYVRDPQEAINYAAAHDNPTLFDSNAWKLPLETSKEERVRWQNMGNSLVILAQGIPFIHAGQELLRTKSLDHNSYNSGDWFNRIDFSGREHWWGRGLAHRADNEVDWPIARQMLADERLAMGPEQIARAAAHMEELLAIRNQEPLFRMRTGTGVKELLRFDNTGPDQVPGLIVMRLGSEGDEQVIVVFNATRERITLPMADARRFALHPVQAASDDPMLGTVAIDAESIEVPAVTTAIFLRAD, encoded by the coding sequence ATGGTGAAGACGATGCGCGTTGCGCGACTGGCGAGCGCCGCCTTCCTGGGCATCGCGACGATCGGATGCACGGCCACTGCCACGCCGATTGATGCCCCGCTTTCGGCCCCCATGGTCCAACCCGCCGACGCCCGCGCCCATTGGCTCGCCCCCGACCTGATCGCGGCCCCGACCAGCCAGGGTCATTCGATCCAGCTCGTCGCCGGCAACGACATCGTCCCGCTCCAGCGCGCGGGGACCGTGGGCGATACGTTCGACGAGTTTCCGCATCTTGCCGACATGCCGCTTTGGCGTATCGAAGACGCGTCGCGCGAACGGGTGGCCGAGTGGCTCAAAGGCCCGGTCATGATCGAACATTTCGGTCTCGTCGGCGACATCCCGACGGGGCTGCAGATCGGCCCCGTTCTCGATGCGCTGTACGCCAATGACGAACCGCTGGGCGCACGTCTGATCGATAATGAGTGGCACATCGCGCTGTGGGCACCGACGGCTCGCTCGGTCCGGCTGGTCACGTCGATGGATGGCGACATGCGCTCAAGCAGCGGGCATGCCATGGCCTTTGACGCGGCGACCGGCATCTGGTCGGCCCGGCTCGACGATAGCTACACCGACCTTTTCTACGGATTTGATGTAGAGGTGTACGTTCCCGCGCTCGGGGAAGTTGTCACCAATCGCGTCACCGATCCCTATGCCGTGAATTTCAGCCCCGACAGCGTTGCGGGACAACTCGTCGATCTTGCCAACCCGCGGCTGATGCCGACGGGGTGGGGCGCCTTCCGTCGCGACCTGCCCGAGCATCCCGAAGATCGCGTCATCTACGAATTGCATGTCCGCGATTTCTCGGCCTCGGACCCTGAAGTGCCCGACATGCTGCGCGGAGGTTATGGCGCCTTTGCCGGTGACAATGCCGGCACGCGTCACCTTGCCCGGCTCGCCGAGGCGGGGCTCAGCGATGTCCACCTCCTGCCCACAAATGATTGCGCCTCGATCCCGGAAAAGAAGGAAGATCAGCGCGAACCGGGCGACCTCACCGACCTGCCCGCCAATAGCGAGGCGCAGCAGGCGCACATTGGCGAAATTGCCGACCGCGACTCCTTCAACTGGTGCTACGACCCGCTCCATTATTTCGCGCCCGAAGGCTCCTATGCCACCAACCCCGATGGGCCGGCGCGCATTCGCGAGTTCCGCAACATGGTGATGTCGCTCGACCGCTTGGGCCTCGGCACCGTGCTCGATGTCGTCTTCAACCATGCGCCGGCCAGTGGGCAGGCCGACAAGTCGGTGCTCGATAAGATCGTGCCCGGTTACTATCACCGCCTCGACGAGACCGGCGCGGTTACCAACTCGACCTGCTGCTCCAACCTCGCGACCGAGCGCCACATGATGGAGCGCATCCTGATCGATGCGATGATCGTCTGGGCGCGCGACTACAAGGTGTCGGGCTTTCGCTTCGACCTGATGGGCCACCATGAACGCGAAAGCATCCTCAAGGTGCGCGACCGCCTCGCCGAGTTGACGCTCGAAGAGCATGGCGTCGATGGCAAGGACCTGCTCATCTATGGCGAGGGCTGGAATTTTGGCGAGGTCGCCAATGATGCCCGCTTCGTCCAGGCGACGCAGGCCAATATGGCAGGGACCGGAATCGGCACGTTCAACGACCGGATGCGCGATGCGGTGCGCGGCGGCGCCTATAACAGCAAGGCCGAGCAAGCCGTGCGAACACAAGGCTTTGCAAGCGGCCTCTATGCTGCGCCCAATCGCATGACATCGGCCGATCCGGCGGCCCGCGCCGAGGCGCTGCGCCTTGCCGATCATGTCCGCGCCGGCCTCGCAGGCAGCATCGCCGGTTTCGCCTTCGCAAATGCCGATGGCGTGATCCGGTCGCTCGACGATATGGACTATAATGGCGCGCCATTGGGCTATGTCCGCGACCCGCAAGAGGCGATCAACTACGCCGCGGCGCACGACAATCCGACCCTGTTCGACAGCAATGCATGGAAGCTGCCGCTCGAAACGTCGAAAGAAGAGCGTGTGCGCTGGCAGAACATGGGTAACTCGCTCGTGATCCTGGCACAGGGCATTCCCTTCATCCATGCCGGGCAGGAATTGCTGCGCACCAAGAGCCTCGATCATAACAGCTACAATTCGGGCGATTGGTTCAACCGCATCGATTTTTCGGGGCGGGAGCATTGGTGGGGCCGCGGTCTCGCGCACCGCGCCGACAATGAAGTGGACTGGCCGATCGCGCGCCAGATGCTCGCCGATGAGCGCCTGGCCATGGGACCCGAACAGATTGCGCGCGCGGCTGCGCACATGGAAGAATTGCTGGCCATTCGGAATCAAGAGCCGCTCTTTCGGATGCGCACGGGCACCGGCGTGAAGGAGCTGTTGCGCTTCGACAATACCGGTCCCGACCAGGTGCCGGGGCTCATCGTCATGCGCTTGGGATCGGAAGGTGATGAACAGGTCATCGTGGTCTTCAATGCCACCCGCGAACGCATCACCCTGCCCATGGCAGATGCCCGTCGCTTCGCGCTGCATCCGGTACAGGCGGCCAGTGACGATCCAATGCTCGGCACCGTCGCAATCGATGCCGAGAGCATCGAGGTGCCGGCGGTGACCACCGCCATCTTCTTACGCGCCGACTAG
- the gyrB gene encoding DNA topoisomerase (ATP-hydrolyzing) subunit B → MAEEQNKSEYGADSIKVLKGLDAVRKRPGMYIGDTDDGSGLHHMVFEVSDNAIDEALAGHCDRVLITLNPDGSVSVEDNGRGIPVDMHKEEGVSAAEVIMTQLHAGGKFENTSDDNAYKVSGGLHGVGVSVVNALSEWLELTIWRDGKEHWMRFEHGEAVESLRVVGDAEGRKGTKVTFMPSAATFKTTEFDFDRLEHRFRELAFLNSGVRIILTDARHDEPREVEMYYEGGIAAFVQYLDRAKTALIEPIAITGQRDDIGIEVALEWNDSYYENVLCFTNNIPQRDGGTHLAAFRSALTRTLNAYSEQTGLLKKQKVSLTGDDMREGLTAIVSVKLPDPKFGSQTKDKLVSSEVRQPLESLMSDKLREWLEENPEPAKAIVQKIIDAAAAREAARKAREMTRKGAMTIASLPGKLADCQEKDPAKAELFLVEGDSAGGSAKQGRDRKTQAILPLKGKILNVERARFDRMLGSKEIGTLIQALGTGIGREDFDPEKLRYHKIVIMTDADVDGAHIRTLLLTFFYRQMPELIENGHLYIAQPPLYKVARGKSEVYLKDDAALDDYLVDAGIDGLLLEADDGAHAADDLRNLVEHARRMRTLLGYAPRKYDPATIETLALAGALEPGLTGKKLEDAAALSAARMQLGDPEAEWSGEVDNGDIILRRAWRGVTDAIRVGANFLMSAEARKLDKLAAEHRDTYVTPAVLKKGDADDGKTTMVARPTALLDAVLAAGRKGLSIQRYKGLGEMNADQLWETTLDKENRSLLKVEVDQADVADEIFTRLMGDVVEPRREFIQDNALSVANLDV, encoded by the coding sequence ATGGCTGAAGAACAGAACAAATCCGAATATGGCGCCGACAGCATCAAGGTCCTCAAGGGCCTCGACGCGGTGCGCAAACGTCCCGGCATGTATATCGGCGATACCGATGACGGATCAGGCCTCCACCACATGGTGTTCGAGGTCTCGGACAATGCCATTGACGAAGCGCTGGCGGGGCATTGCGACCGCGTCCTGATCACCCTCAATCCGGACGGTTCGGTGAGCGTCGAGGATAATGGCCGCGGGATTCCCGTGGACATGCACAAGGAGGAAGGTGTCAGCGCGGCGGAGGTCATCATGACCCAGCTGCATGCCGGCGGTAAGTTCGAGAATACGAGCGACGACAATGCCTACAAGGTGTCGGGCGGCCTGCACGGCGTCGGCGTCTCGGTGGTCAACGCGCTCTCCGAATGGCTCGAGCTGACCATCTGGCGCGACGGCAAGGAACATTGGATGCGCTTCGAGCATGGCGAGGCGGTCGAGAGCCTGCGCGTCGTCGGCGATGCCGAAGGGCGTAAGGGCACCAAGGTGACCTTCATGCCGTCGGCCGCGACGTTCAAGACGACCGAGTTCGATTTCGACCGGCTCGAGCATCGCTTCCGCGAACTCGCCTTCCTCAATTCGGGCGTGCGCATTATCCTGACCGATGCGCGCCATGACGAGCCGCGCGAAGTCGAGATGTATTATGAGGGTGGGATCGCCGCCTTCGTCCAATATCTCGACCGCGCCAAAACGGCTTTGATCGAGCCCATCGCGATCACCGGCCAGCGCGACGATATCGGCATCGAGGTCGCGCTCGAATGGAATGATTCCTATTACGAGAACGTCCTCTGCTTCACCAATAACATCCCGCAGCGTGACGGCGGGACGCACTTGGCGGCCTTCCGCTCGGCGCTAACGCGGACGCTCAACGCCTATTCGGAGCAGACGGGCCTGCTCAAAAAGCAGAAAGTCAGCCTCACCGGCGACGACATGCGCGAGGGCCTGACTGCGATCGTCAGCGTCAAGCTGCCCGACCCCAAATTCGGCAGCCAGACCAAGGACAAGTTGGTGTCGTCCGAAGTTCGTCAGCCGCTAGAAAGTCTGATGAGCGATAAATTGCGCGAATGGCTCGAGGAAAACCCGGAGCCCGCCAAGGCGATCGTGCAGAAGATCATCGATGCTGCCGCGGCCCGCGAGGCGGCGCGCAAGGCGCGCGAAATGACCCGCAAGGGGGCGATGACCATCGCCTCGCTGCCGGGCAAGCTTGCCGACTGCCAGGAAAAGGATCCTGCCAAGGCCGAACTGTTCCTGGTCGAGGGTGACTCGGCCGGTGGCTCCGCAAAGCAGGGCCGCGACCGCAAGACGCAAGCCATCCTGCCGCTGAAGGGTAAAATCTTGAACGTCGAGCGCGCGCGCTTCGACCGCATGCTCGGTTCGAAGGAAATCGGGACGCTGATCCAGGCGCTTGGCACTGGCATCGGGCGCGAGGATTTCGACCCCGAGAAGCTGCGCTATCACAAGATCGTGATCATGACCGACGCCGACGTCGACGGCGCGCACATCCGCACGCTGCTGCTCACCTTCTTCTATCGCCAAATGCCCGAGCTCATCGAGAACGGTCACCTCTACATCGCCCAGCCGCCGCTCTACAAAGTCGCGCGCGGCAAGAGCGAAGTGTATCTGAAGGACGATGCCGCGCTCGACGATTATCTCGTAGATGCGGGGATCGACGGCCTGTTGCTCGAGGCCGATGACGGCGCCCATGCTGCGGACGATCTGCGAAACCTCGTCGAACATGCCCGCCGGATGCGGACTCTGCTCGGCTATGCACCGCGCAAATATGATCCCGCGACCATCGAGACGCTGGCCCTGGCCGGCGCGCTGGAACCGGGCCTCACGGGCAAGAAGCTCGAGGACGCCGCTGCCTTGAGCGCTGCACGCATGCAGCTTGGCGATCCCGAGGCCGAATGGTCGGGCGAGGTCGACAATGGCGATATCATCCTGCGCCGTGCCTGGCGCGGGGTGACCGATGCGATCCGCGTCGGCGCGAACTTCCTGATGAGCGCCGAAGCGCGCAAATTGGACAAGCTCGCCGCCGAACATCGCGACACCTATGTCACGCCCGCCGTGCTTAAGAAGGGTGATGCGGACGATGGCAAGACCACGATGGTCGCGCGTCCGACGGCGTTGCTCGATGCCGTGCTCGCGGCGGGTCGAAAGGGCCTGTCGATCCAACGCTACAAGGGGCTGGGCGAAATGAATGCGGACCAGCTGTGGGAGACCACGCTGGACAAGGAAAACCGCTCGCTACTCAAGGTGGAAGTCGATCAGGCCGATGTCGCCGACGAGATCTTCACGCGCCTCATGGGTGACGTCGTCGAACCGCGCCGCGAATTCATCCAGGACAACGCGCTGAGCGTCGCCAACCTCGACGTCTGA
- a CDS encoding GFA family protein — protein MAHWEGSCHCGSVTMRYDSDLPLTLRACQCSFCRKHGSTNASDPDGQLAIRSDLTLLRYRFGLGITDFLICPNCGVYVAAVMEGEKGLIGTANMNCFDVGSVEVSPIDYAGENAGDRTSRREDHWTPTTLVEA, from the coding sequence ATGGCGCACTGGGAAGGAAGCTGTCACTGCGGATCGGTCACGATGCGCTATGACAGCGACCTCCCGCTGACCCTACGCGCGTGCCAATGCAGCTTCTGCCGCAAGCATGGCTCGACCAATGCGAGCGATCCGGACGGTCAGCTCGCAATCCGGTCCGACCTCACGTTGCTCCGCTACCGCTTCGGCCTCGGCATCACCGATTTCCTCATCTGTCCGAATTGCGGCGTCTATGTCGCTGCGGTGATGGAAGGCGAGAAGGGCCTGATCGGCACCGCCAACATGAACTGTTTCGATGTCGGCAGCGTCGAGGTCTCACCGATCGACTATGCCGGCGAGAATGCAGGCGACCGCACCTCGCGCCGTGAGGATCACTGGACCCCCACGACTCTGGTCGAAGCCTAG